From Halobacillus sp. Marseille-Q1614, the proteins below share one genomic window:
- a CDS encoding aminopeptidase gives MKFPSQEKLEKYAELALKTGVNLQNDQRLMINSTVEGAPFTRIVAKKAYEMGAKDVYVVWADDELARLRYEHADVEVLKEVPEWQRKMFDYFGEEGAAVLSIRSTDPDLLKGIDAGKVAAANKARAEAMSNFRSYTMNDRIQWSIISIPIPAWAQKIFPNESEEDSIDKLWEEIFSIVRVDQDDPVAAWEEHNATLDIVRKYLNDKQYQKLVYKAPGTDLEVELPKGHIWKGGSSQTEKKVTFNPNMPTEEVFTAPHKYGVNGHVSSTKPLNYGGNVIDNFTLTFKDGKVVDFKAEQGEETLQHLLDTDEGSKHLGEMALVPHESPISQSGLIFYNTLYDENASCHLALGKAYPNNVEGGSHMNEEELDQNGVNDSLSHVDFMMGSGELDIDGYLEDGTKEPVMRNGSWAIDF, from the coding sequence ATGAAGTTTCCAAGCCAGGAAAAACTGGAGAAATATGCAGAGCTTGCATTAAAAACAGGAGTTAACCTACAGAACGATCAGCGATTAATGATCAACTCCACAGTAGAAGGGGCTCCGTTCACGCGCATAGTAGCGAAGAAAGCTTATGAAATGGGCGCCAAAGATGTCTATGTCGTGTGGGCAGATGATGAATTAGCCCGTCTGCGCTATGAGCATGCAGATGTTGAAGTTTTAAAAGAAGTACCGGAGTGGCAGCGTAAGATGTTTGACTATTTCGGTGAAGAAGGCGCAGCCGTATTATCTATCCGTTCCACTGACCCAGACCTTCTAAAAGGAATTGATGCAGGAAAGGTAGCTGCTGCCAACAAAGCGAGAGCAGAAGCAATGTCTAATTTCCGCAGTTATACGATGAATGACCGGATTCAGTGGAGTATCATAAGCATTCCGATTCCTGCCTGGGCTCAAAAGATCTTTCCTAATGAGTCTGAAGAAGATTCGATTGATAAGCTGTGGGAGGAGATCTTCAGCATCGTACGCGTAGATCAGGACGATCCTGTAGCCGCATGGGAAGAGCATAATGCTACACTTGATATAGTTCGTAAATATTTAAATGACAAGCAGTATCAAAAGCTTGTATATAAAGCGCCTGGAACAGATCTTGAGGTAGAGCTTCCTAAAGGCCATATTTGGAAAGGCGGTTCTTCTCAGACAGAAAAGAAGGTCACTTTTAACCCTAACATGCCGACAGAAGAAGTATTTACGGCTCCACATAAATATGGAGTAAACGGACATGTATCAAGCACGAAACCGCTCAACTACGGCGGAAATGTCATCGACAATTTCACCCTTACCTTTAAAGATGGAAAAGTCGTTGATTTTAAAGCAGAGCAGGGAGAAGAAACGTTGCAGCACCTGCTGGATACGGATGAAGGCTCTAAACATCTTGGGGAAATGGCGCTCGTGCCTCACGAATCGCCAATCTCCCAGTCTGGCCTGATTTTCTACAACACGCTATATGACGAAAATGCTTCCTGCCACCTTGCTTTAGGAAAAGCCTATCCGAACAACGTCGAGGGCGGATCACATATGAATGAAGAAGAATTAGACCAAAACGGCGTCAACGACAGCTTAAGCCACGTAGACTTTATGATGGGTTCCGGCGAGCTGGATATTGACGGCTATTTAGAAGATGGAACAAAAGAGCCTGTCATGAGAAACGGAAGCTGGGCTATCGATTTTTAA
- a CDS encoding sodium:alanine symporter family protein, translating into MSALESVITFLNTIIWEYVIIIVLLGLGLFFTVRLKLAQFTYIPEMFRVLFDKRAISAKGKKGTSPFQAFAISTASRVGTGNLAGVAAAITIGGPGAVFWMWLVAILGGASSFIESTLAQIYKVPDKDQYRGGPAYYMEKGLKNRKLGIIFAITITFTYGLVFSSVQSNTIRLAFEESFNMGKWVMGAILTVIVALIIFGGLRRIAQVTQIVIPVMAIFYLILAGYVVFGNLGQIPEMFALIFQSAFGFEQFAGGTFGGMILIGVQRGLFSNEAGMGSAPNAAATSEVTHPVKQGLIQTLGVFIDTLVICSATAVIILVSGEYINTDLDGIQVTQLAFETELGTWAAVFVAVAIFLFAFSSIIGNYYYGETNIEFIKTSSSTMLIYRLGVLAMVMFGAVAEFGLVWSLADLTMGIMALINLFAILLLSKVAYAALKDYTRQRKQGKDPVFYQDHLPGVEGMEYWRRDQSSEKESVK; encoded by the coding sequence GTGAGCGCTTTGGAGAGCGTCATTACATTCTTAAACACGATTATTTGGGAATACGTTATCATTATTGTTCTATTAGGACTTGGTCTGTTTTTTACGGTTCGTCTGAAGCTTGCCCAGTTTACTTATATCCCGGAAATGTTTAGGGTACTGTTTGATAAGCGGGCCATATCAGCGAAAGGGAAAAAAGGAACATCTCCCTTTCAGGCGTTTGCAATTAGTACAGCCTCCCGTGTCGGTACAGGGAACTTGGCAGGGGTAGCGGCAGCGATTACCATTGGAGGTCCGGGTGCGGTATTCTGGATGTGGCTTGTCGCAATTTTAGGGGGAGCTTCCAGCTTCATAGAAAGTACACTTGCACAAATTTATAAGGTGCCGGATAAGGATCAATATCGGGGCGGTCCTGCGTACTATATGGAAAAAGGTTTAAAGAACCGTAAGCTTGGAATTATTTTTGCCATAACTATTACGTTTACGTACGGTCTGGTATTCAGTTCTGTTCAATCAAATACCATCCGCCTTGCCTTTGAAGAATCGTTCAATATGGGTAAATGGGTGATGGGGGCAATTTTAACAGTCATCGTAGCGCTGATTATTTTCGGCGGCTTAAGGAGAATTGCACAGGTAACTCAAATTGTTATTCCAGTCATGGCGATTTTTTATTTAATATTAGCCGGGTACGTTGTTTTTGGTAATTTAGGGCAGATTCCAGAAATGTTCGCTTTAATCTTTCAGAGTGCTTTTGGCTTTGAGCAGTTTGCCGGAGGTACATTTGGCGGAATGATATTAATCGGTGTTCAGCGCGGGCTTTTCTCTAACGAAGCCGGTATGGGCAGTGCGCCAAATGCAGCGGCAACATCGGAAGTTACTCACCCGGTTAAGCAGGGTCTTATTCAGACATTAGGGGTATTTATAGATACGCTCGTTATTTGTAGTGCTACTGCTGTTATTATTTTGGTTTCAGGAGAGTATATCAATACCGATTTAGATGGTATACAGGTCACCCAGCTTGCTTTTGAAACAGAGCTTGGTACTTGGGCTGCTGTCTTCGTGGCTGTGGCGATCTTCTTATTTGCCTTCAGTTCTATTATTGGTAACTATTATTATGGAGAAACAAATATCGAATTTATTAAAACAAGTTCAAGCACTATGCTGATTTACCGCTTAGGTGTGCTAGCTATGGTGATGTTTGGGGCGGTTGCGGAATTCGGACTTGTCTGGTCGCTGGCCGATCTTACGATGGGGATTATGGCACTGATCAACTTGTTCGCCATCCTGCTGCTGTCAAAAGTAGCCTATGCTGCTTTAAAAGACTATACGCGTCAGAGAAAGCAAGGAAAGGATCCTGTCTTTTATCAGGACCACCTCCCTGGTGTTGAAGGTATGGAATACTGGAGAAGAGACCAGTCATCTGAAAAAGAATCTGTTAAATAA
- a CDS encoding Fe(3+) ABC transporter substrate-binding protein produces MKKWFLFSLLLFSAIALAACGSSQEEDSSSEGGDEEAQNSEKAGEINLYTGRHYDTDQELYDQFTEETGIKVNVIEGKDDELIARMKREGKASEADLLITADAGRLHRAKADELLQQVDNEVLNENIPEKLRDEDNQWFGLTKRARVIVYNKETVNPDDIKTYSDLTKDEWQDKVLIRGSENIYNQSLVASMIALEGEEAAKEWAQGVVDNMARDPQGGDRDQAKGIAAGEGDVAVMNTYYLGKMLHSEDQAEVDVAKQLGIIFPNQDSNGTHVNISGIGLAASSKNTEDAQKFMEFLSKEEAQAKFAEANYEYPVNENVEPADTLKEWGDFKEQDLNLSELGENNSEAIKIMNEVGWK; encoded by the coding sequence TTGAAGAAATGGTTTTTATTTAGCTTATTATTATTTTCGGCAATAGCGTTAGCTGCTTGCGGCAGCAGCCAGGAAGAAGACTCTTCTTCTGAAGGCGGAGATGAAGAAGCCCAGAACAGCGAGAAAGCTGGAGAAATCAACCTTTATACAGGTCGTCATTATGATACAGATCAAGAATTATATGATCAGTTCACTGAAGAAACTGGAATTAAAGTTAACGTAATCGAAGGAAAAGATGATGAACTTATCGCTCGTATGAAGCGCGAAGGAAAAGCTTCTGAAGCTGACCTGCTGATTACAGCCGATGCCGGACGTCTGCACCGTGCAAAAGCGGACGAACTTTTACAGCAAGTCGATAATGAAGTTCTAAATGAAAATATCCCTGAAAAACTTCGTGATGAAGATAATCAGTGGTTTGGTCTAACGAAACGTGCCCGTGTGATTGTTTATAATAAAGAAACAGTAAACCCTGATGATATTAAAACTTACTCTGACCTGACGAAAGATGAATGGCAGGATAAAGTATTAATCCGAGGCTCTGAGAATATTTACAACCAATCTCTAGTAGCTTCTATGATCGCTTTAGAAGGTGAAGAAGCAGCTAAAGAATGGGCTCAAGGCGTCGTTGACAATATGGCACGCGATCCTCAAGGCGGAGACCGCGACCAGGCGAAAGGTATCGCCGCTGGTGAAGGTGACGTTGCCGTTATGAATACCTACTATCTTGGAAAAATGCTTCACTCTGAAGACCAGGCTGAAGTAGATGTAGCTAAACAGCTTGGCATTATCTTCCCGAATCAGGACAGCAATGGAACTCACGTAAACATCAGTGGTATCGGCTTAGCTGCCAGCAGCAAGAACACCGAAGATGCTCAGAAGTTTATGGAATTCCTCTCAAAAGAGGAAGCTCAAGCGAAGTTTGCCGAAGCTAATTATGAGTATCCAGTAAATGAAAATGTTGAACCTGCTGATACTCTTAAAGAGTGGGGAGACTTCAAAGAACAAGACTTAAACTTAAGCGAGTTAGGTGAAAATAACTCTGAAGCTATTAAAATCATGAATGAAGTGGGCTGGAAATAA
- a CDS encoding iron ABC transporter permease, which produces MWTLLTLMIVVLILLPNVTILVSFFTEKAENWPHIQEFILPNLIKNTSLLIIFTGFLSVMIGTSLAWLVSAYDFPLKKFFKWGLILPLAIPPYIAGYTYNGMLSYTGVIQTNLRENWKIEVNQDYVNILHLPGTVFIFTLFLFPYVYMITRAFLQNQSSSLIENARLLGRGPFSIFFRIVLPISRGAIVGGVSLVLLEVLNDYGLVQYFGVPTFSTAIFQTWFGMGDLNAAIKLSATLMFIVFAILVLEKILRGRKKYSYTTTKVRPLKPIKLKGGRAWTAFSYSALIFSLGFVIPAAQLMSWMILTFEKMMSTAFFELIRNSLFVSLAGAAMITVFAVIIANFSRMHHSLISKSTARVTILGYSIPGAVIAVGISTIFIEIDNLLFELYELAGIETSLFISTSLFMLISAYVIRFLAVSFNSLEAGFDKVGNKFTEASRMLGMNVTKTFFKVDLKMIRGPLISGFILSFIEIIKELPLTLILRPFNFDTLSTNAYRYASDEQIHEASLASIIIVVISAVAIYFFHQVLEKEPK; this is translated from the coding sequence ATGTGGACATTACTTACTCTAATGATCGTTGTCCTCATTTTATTGCCGAACGTTACTATACTGGTCAGCTTTTTCACTGAAAAAGCCGAAAATTGGCCGCATATCCAGGAATTCATACTTCCCAATCTTATTAAAAATACAAGCCTGCTTATTATATTTACAGGTTTTCTATCCGTCATGATTGGCACAAGTCTCGCATGGCTTGTCTCAGCTTATGACTTTCCCTTAAAAAAATTCTTCAAATGGGGATTGATTCTTCCGCTGGCTATCCCACCTTATATAGCCGGCTACACTTATAATGGCATGCTCAGCTATACAGGCGTAATTCAGACAAATCTAAGAGAGAACTGGAAGATCGAAGTAAACCAGGATTATGTAAATATCCTTCACCTGCCTGGTACTGTTTTTATATTTACATTGTTCCTGTTTCCATATGTCTATATGATTACAAGAGCTTTCCTGCAAAACCAGTCGTCCTCTCTTATCGAGAACGCCCGGCTGCTCGGCAGAGGTCCTTTTTCAATATTCTTTCGAATCGTTCTTCCGATTTCCAGAGGAGCCATCGTAGGCGGAGTAAGCCTTGTGTTACTTGAAGTGCTGAACGATTACGGTCTCGTCCAATATTTCGGCGTGCCGACTTTTAGTACAGCAATCTTCCAAACCTGGTTTGGGATGGGTGATCTTAATGCAGCCATTAAGCTCTCGGCGACTCTTATGTTTATCGTATTTGCGATTCTTGTATTAGAAAAAATCCTCCGCGGACGTAAAAAATACAGCTATACGACGACGAAGGTCCGCCCTTTGAAGCCCATTAAGTTAAAAGGAGGCAGAGCCTGGACGGCCTTCAGCTATAGTGCTCTTATCTTCTCTTTAGGTTTTGTCATTCCCGCAGCCCAGCTGATGTCGTGGATGATCTTAACCTTTGAAAAAATGATGTCGACCGCCTTTTTCGAGCTCATCCGAAACTCGCTGTTCGTTTCCCTGGCAGGTGCTGCCATGATTACGGTATTTGCCGTGATCATCGCTAACTTTTCAAGAATGCACCACAGCCTCATATCTAAATCGACAGCCCGGGTAACCATTCTAGGCTACTCCATTCCTGGTGCTGTCATAGCGGTTGGAATCAGCACCATATTTATCGAAATTGACAATCTGTTATTTGAACTTTATGAATTAGCGGGGATAGAAACATCATTATTTATCAGTACAAGCCTGTTTATGTTAATATCAGCTTATGTAATCCGTTTTCTAGCGGTTTCCTTTAATTCATTAGAAGCCGGGTTTGACAAAGTCGGCAATAAATTTACGGAAGCTTCGCGAATGCTTGGAATGAATGTTACGAAGACCTTTTTCAAAGTCGACTTAAAAATGATCAGGGGCCCGCTCATAAGCGGCTTTATCCTGTCTTTTATCGAAATCATAAAGGAGCTTCCACTTACGCTGATTTTAAGACCCTTTAACTTTGATACACTTTCGACGAATGCTTACCGTTATGCCAGTGATGAACAAATTCATGAAGCTTCGCTGGCTTCTATCATCATAGTTGTCATTAGTGCTGTCGCCATTTATTTCTTTCACCAAGTATTAGAAAAGGAGCCGAAATGA
- a CDS encoding ABC-F family ATP-binding cassette domain-containing protein yields MSILTVEQLSKSYGDKDLFNDLSFTISQGQRIGLIGVNGTGKSTLLKIIAGLETGDTGDKQHAKDFNIEYLPQEPQLDVNLTVLEQIYFGDSDIMRAIREYEEVLQQLMKDPENPGIQDKMLKKQQKMDNTGAWEANTAAKTILTKLGIESFDQKIRNLSGGQKKRVAIAKALIQPADLLLLDEPTNHLDNETIEWLEEYLAQYKGALMVVTHDRYFLNRVSNLIYELDKGRLYTYQGNYETFLEKKAEREEWERQAEQKHQNTLRRELAWLKRGAKARTTKQKARKQRVEAMQEQSFETEKQNVDMAIGSTRLGNQVIELKDISHSFGSQPILDDFNYLVVPQERIGIIGPNGSGKTTLLNILAGRITPDRGEVAVGSTVKIGYYTQDHEDIDGSLKVIEYIKEAAEVITTADGDEITAEQMLERFLFPRSHQWTYIHRLSGGERRRLYLLRVLMTEPNVLFLDEPTNDLDTETLSVLEDYLEHFPGVVITVSHDRYFLDRVVDKLLAFKGSGSIDRFYGNYSEYLEQVKTDLSVRAKEKPVSSNQEVTRRSNRKRKLSYREKQEWETIEDEIASMEEQVEKLDEQMAAAAADYSKVEELSKEKEQLEQQLEQKMERWEELSLIVEEVEES; encoded by the coding sequence ATGAGCATTTTAACTGTCGAACAATTAAGTAAGAGTTACGGGGACAAAGACTTATTTAACGATTTATCATTCACTATATCTCAAGGCCAGAGAATTGGTCTTATTGGAGTCAATGGAACTGGGAAATCTACGTTATTGAAAATTATTGCCGGCTTAGAGACAGGCGATACCGGCGATAAACAGCATGCGAAGGATTTTAATATCGAATATTTGCCCCAGGAACCGCAGCTTGATGTGAATTTAACTGTATTAGAGCAAATCTATTTTGGTGATTCTGATATCATGAGGGCAATTCGTGAGTACGAAGAAGTGCTTCAGCAGCTTATGAAAGACCCTGAAAACCCTGGGATTCAGGATAAAATGCTGAAAAAGCAGCAGAAGATGGATAACACCGGGGCCTGGGAAGCGAATACAGCAGCAAAAACGATTTTGACGAAGCTTGGAATTGAATCCTTTGATCAGAAGATCCGCAATCTATCAGGCGGCCAGAAAAAGCGTGTAGCGATCGCCAAGGCACTTATCCAGCCTGCAGACCTGCTGCTTCTCGATGAGCCGACTAACCATCTCGACAATGAAACGATTGAATGGCTCGAAGAATATCTAGCCCAGTATAAAGGCGCGCTAATGGTAGTTACACACGACCGTTACTTCCTAAATAGAGTCAGCAATCTTATCTATGAACTGGACAAAGGCCGTTTATATACGTATCAGGGAAACTATGAAACCTTTTTAGAAAAGAAAGCCGAGCGTGAGGAATGGGAAAGGCAGGCAGAGCAGAAGCACCAAAATACGCTAAGAAGAGAGCTCGCCTGGTTAAAACGAGGAGCCAAAGCCAGAACTACCAAGCAAAAGGCACGCAAGCAGAGAGTAGAAGCTATGCAGGAACAAAGCTTCGAGACAGAAAAACAAAATGTGGACATGGCAATTGGTTCGACCCGTTTAGGGAATCAGGTCATTGAGTTGAAAGATATTTCTCATTCATTCGGAAGCCAGCCTATCCTCGATGATTTTAATTACCTCGTCGTTCCACAGGAGCGTATCGGAATTATCGGTCCAAACGGTTCTGGGAAAACGACACTGTTGAATATTTTGGCCGGCCGGATCACTCCTGATAGAGGGGAAGTAGCCGTCGGATCTACTGTGAAAATTGGCTATTACACGCAGGATCATGAAGATATCGATGGTTCTCTTAAAGTCATTGAGTATATAAAAGAAGCAGCTGAAGTCATTACAACAGCGGATGGTGATGAAATAACAGCAGAGCAGATGCTGGAAAGATTTTTATTTCCAAGATCCCATCAGTGGACGTATATTCACCGATTATCAGGCGGAGAAAGACGTCGCTTGTATTTACTGCGGGTACTGATGACGGAGCCGAACGTATTGTTCTTGGATGAGCCAACCAACGACTTAGATACTGAAACGTTAAGTGTTCTGGAAGATTATTTAGAACATTTTCCGGGTGTCGTCATTACTGTTTCCCACGACCGTTATTTCTTAGATCGCGTCGTTGATAAACTGCTTGCGTTTAAAGGCAGCGGATCCATTGACCGCTTCTACGGGAACTATTCGGAGTATTTAGAGCAGGTGAAAACGGATCTATCCGTAAGAGCTAAAGAAAAGCCGGTTTCATCCAATCAGGAAGTCACACGCCGCTCCAATCGAAAACGCAAGCTCTCATACCGCGAGAAACAGGAGTGGGAAACGATAGAAGACGAGATTGCTTCAATGGAGGAGCAGGTCGAAAAGCTGGATGAGCAAATGGCAGCTGCAGCTGCCGATTACAGCAAGGTCGAAGAATTATCGAAGGAAAAAGAACAGCTGGAGCAGCAGTTAGAGCAGAAAATGGAACGCTGGGAAGAGCTGTCCCTCATAGTTGAAGAGGTTGAAGAATCCTAA